Proteins found in one Vallitalea guaymasensis genomic segment:
- a CDS encoding ABC transporter permease, with amino-acid sequence MIKLAYKIMKQKKSISIGMIICIFMLIVLTMTTFMYLDYSFEDLEINLEEKYGNTDIILYNFDDVEIDVDNILLDIKVDNISEGCVFEAKAGSNIVYIYGLDFDTYPLINDVKIDNFNEAGTNNLYLTETAEELLGYNHGNPIDIEVGDAEYSFEYTGTINKKSIYEFGNKESIKAYIPIQQIESNMDIHNRNLYFLDIAEGESVSRTVEKLKTENPDISVINVLEHKNLTRKTMTSSFVYAVIFVLLALAAVTWGILFNFSSIILNDFISQIGFYRTLGLSTQKATKIFKYYSLILGMIGLVSGVVIGILAGNLSIFIQYDSFHFQLPTDYSIYTCIIIAIVIPYWTMIIQINKMKDLTAITMLNQYKKNNFDEEKYNSRRSLLIGIGFICLFSLRYLADDYFDGLKLSILNILFVTSILYGIQYISPHILGFISKFLRGKRYVNFFLSFKNVVINKKQVRGLLGTIITVIAFQIGMYSVFHNVRVDSANKFENQYNGDIFINDIYTDEDTIEQKIKEIESIDGVQRLEKGAKQYLQIQGNNIVAYFIDSEDFQTFFNYDFIDGGDSKKIYEAYESGKNNVIIGEGLKLKGDIKTGDVLPLEDVDKVLNLNVIGICDSNEYMGNVVYLNKDLYPDIKINLLTVKFKDGYDKEALYNEIENILKTGLVIQPSMLSKEVLRDRFKKNAIKNTQYIEYILLFMTTIAIYTVINSINIFVEKRKREYAMLFSLGANRKTLSKNIIIEGLIIITTGLILSLLTGYLITPCFVDVAMFTSGMSKVSMYSFDIKTSLGILLYAFCLFTIMICFKAHEYKNKDYISILKED; translated from the coding sequence ATGATTAAACTTGCGTACAAGATCATGAAACAAAAAAAATCAATTAGTATAGGAATGATTATTTGTATATTCATGTTGATAGTTTTGACAATGACTACTTTCATGTATCTTGATTATTCTTTTGAGGATTTGGAGATAAACTTAGAAGAGAAGTATGGAAATACGGATATCATATTGTACAATTTTGATGATGTGGAAATAGATGTAGATAATATATTGTTAGACATCAAGGTTGATAATATATCTGAAGGATGTGTATTTGAAGCAAAAGCAGGTAGTAACATTGTCTATATCTATGGGCTGGATTTTGATACTTATCCTTTAATAAATGATGTGAAAATTGATAATTTCAATGAAGCTGGTACTAATAATCTTTATCTGACAGAAACAGCAGAGGAGTTACTTGGTTATAATCATGGTAATCCAATAGATATTGAAGTGGGTGATGCCGAGTATTCTTTTGAATATACTGGAACCATAAATAAAAAATCCATATATGAATTTGGCAACAAGGAAAGCATTAAGGCTTATATACCAATACAACAGATTGAATCCAACATGGATATACATAATAGGAATCTATATTTCCTAGATATCGCTGAAGGAGAAAGTGTATCTAGAACCGTTGAAAAACTAAAAACAGAAAATCCAGATATATCTGTTATCAATGTGTTGGAACACAAGAATCTCACAAGGAAAACTATGACTTCATCATTTGTATATGCGGTTATATTTGTCTTGCTTGCTTTAGCAGCTGTCACTTGGGGAATATTATTCAATTTTAGCAGTATCATATTGAATGATTTCATTTCTCAAATAGGTTTCTATAGAACATTGGGTTTAAGTACGCAAAAAGCTACAAAGATATTCAAGTATTATAGTCTGATTTTAGGTATGATCGGATTAGTAAGTGGTGTTGTCATAGGTATACTAGCTGGCAATCTATCCATATTTATACAATATGATAGTTTCCATTTTCAGCTGCCTACAGATTATAGTATCTATACATGTATTATCATAGCCATTGTCATTCCTTATTGGACAATGATTATTCAAATAAATAAGATGAAGGATTTGACAGCTATTACAATGTTGAATCAATACAAGAAAAACAATTTTGATGAAGAAAAGTATAATTCTAGAAGAAGTCTATTGATAGGTATTGGTTTTATTTGTTTGTTCAGCCTAAGATACTTGGCTGATGATTATTTTGATGGATTGAAACTTAGTATATTAAATATATTGTTTGTAACATCCATACTATATGGAATTCAATATATCTCACCTCATATATTAGGGTTCATATCCAAATTTTTAAGAGGAAAGAGATATGTCAACTTCTTCTTGTCATTCAAGAATGTAGTCATCAATAAGAAGCAGGTAAGAGGTTTGTTGGGGACGATAATCACTGTCATAGCTTTTCAGATTGGGATGTACAGTGTTTTCCATAATGTGAGAGTAGATTCGGCTAATAAATTTGAGAATCAATATAATGGTGATATTTTTATAAATGATATATATACGGATGAAGATACCATAGAACAAAAGATCAAGGAGATTGAAAGTATTGATGGAGTTCAGAGGTTGGAAAAAGGCGCTAAGCAGTATTTGCAGATACAAGGAAATAACATTGTAGCTTATTTCATTGACTCAGAGGATTTTCAGACTTTCTTCAATTATGATTTCATAGATGGAGGAGACAGTAAGAAGATTTATGAAGCATATGAGAGTGGTAAGAATAATGTTATTATAGGAGAAGGTCTCAAGTTAAAAGGAGACATCAAGACAGGAGATGTACTGCCACTGGAAGATGTGGATAAAGTATTGAATTTGAATGTAATAGGAATCTGTGATTCCAATGAATATATGGGTAATGTTGTTTATCTGAATAAAGATCTTTATCCTGATATAAAAATCAATCTATTGACAGTAAAATTCAAGGATGGTTACGACAAAGAAGCCTTATACAATGAAATAGAAAATATACTGAAGACAGGATTGGTCATCCAGCCATCCATGTTGTCCAAAGAAGTTTTGAGAGATAGATTCAAGAAAAATGCAATCAAGAATACTCAATATATAGAATATATTCTATTGTTCATGACGACTATAGCTATCTATACGGTAATTAATTCAATAAATATATTTGTGGAAAAAAGAAAGAGAGAATATGCTATGTTGTTTAGTTTAGGAGCCAATAGAAAGACTCTCTCCAAGAACATTATAATAGAAGGGTTAATCATTATTACAACGGGATTGATATTAAGTCTTTTGACAGGCTATTTGATTACACCATGTTTTGTAGATGTGGCTATGTTCACATCTGGGATGAGTAAAGTATCAATGTATTCATTTGATATAAAAACATCGTTAGGAATATTACTCTATGCTTTTTGCTTATTTACCATCATGATATGTTTTAAAGCCCATGAGTACAAAAATAAAGATTACATAAGTATTCTAAAAGAAGACTAA
- a CDS encoding ABC transporter ATP-binding protein, giving the protein MDNIITAKNICKSYKIGEDSQVVLRDVSIDFPKGSFTCIMGASGSGKSSLLYILSGLDAYDTGEVYFNGSRLPDFSKENDKELSKIRCNNFSFIFQFYNLLHALTVEENIYLPLLLAKKDVKDYTDKINRLLEAVGLTDKRNKKISTLSGGEQQRVSIIRALVAETEVIFADEPTGNLDYDNSNKVIDLLVELSKKYDKTVILATHDHEVAKRGDKILTLKNGILI; this is encoded by the coding sequence ATGGATAATATTATAACTGCGAAAAACATATGTAAAAGTTATAAAATAGGAGAAGATAGTCAAGTTGTCCTAAGAGACGTAAGTATTGATTTTCCAAAAGGAAGTTTTACTTGTATTATGGGGGCTTCTGGTTCTGGAAAAAGCAGTTTGCTGTATATACTAAGCGGATTGGATGCTTATGATACTGGTGAAGTGTATTTTAATGGTTCAAGACTTCCTGATTTTTCGAAAGAAAATGATAAGGAACTTAGTAAGATAAGATGCAATAATTTTAGCTTCATATTTCAATTCTATAATTTACTGCATGCATTGACAGTTGAAGAGAATATATATTTACCTCTTTTATTAGCCAAGAAAGATGTGAAAGATTATACAGATAAGATCAATAGACTTCTTGAAGCAGTTGGACTTACTGATAAAAGAAATAAGAAGATCAGTACCCTCTCAGGAGGGGAACAGCAAAGAGTTAGTATAATCAGAGCCTTGGTAGCTGAGACAGAAGTAATCTTTGCAGATGAGCCAACAGGTAATCTGGATTACGATAATTCCAATAAAGTTATTGATCTTCTAGTTGAATTATCCAAGAAATATGATAAAACAGTTATATTGGCGACTCACGATCATGAAGTGGCAAAGCGAGGAGATAAAATTTTAACATTAAAAAATGGGATATTAATTTAA
- the ilvN gene encoding acetolactate synthase small subunit, whose amino-acid sequence MNRHVLSVLVTNHSGVLSRVAGLFSRRGYNIDSLSVGVTENPEFSRMTIVARGNDLIIDQITKQLNKLVDVIHIIELKPEESVYRELALIKVSAKDGNRAAIIEIVGIFRANIIDVSSETLTVEITGDQNKVNAFLDLVEPYGVKEIVRTGLTALERGSKEIKQYID is encoded by the coding sequence ATGAATAGACACGTATTATCAGTTTTAGTTACAAACCATTCTGGGGTGTTGAGTCGAGTCGCTGGGCTATTTAGTAGAAGAGGGTACAATATTGACAGTCTATCTGTTGGGGTAACTGAAAATCCAGAATTTTCTAGAATGACTATTGTAGCTAGAGGTAATGATTTAATTATTGACCAGATAACAAAACAACTAAATAAATTAGTTGATGTTATACATATAATAGAACTCAAACCAGAAGAATCTGTGTACAGAGAGTTAGCTCTTATCAAGGTATCAGCCAAAGATGGAAACAGAGCAGCTATCATAGAAATAGTTGGTATCTTTAGAGCTAACATAATAGATGTTTCAAGTGAAACCCTGACCGTTGAGATTACAGGAGATCAAAATAAAGTAAATGCTTTTCTTGACTTAGTTGAACCTTATGGAGTCAAAGAAATTGTTAGAACAGGACTTACAGCACTTGAAAGAGGCAGCAAAGAAATAAAACAATATATTGATTAG
- the ilvC gene encoding ketol-acid reductoisomerase codes for MAKMFYEKDCNLSLLEGKTVAVIGYGSQGHAHALNLHESGVEVVVGLYEGSKSWKLAEDAGLKVAVAAEAAKQADVIMILINDEKQADLYKESIEPNLESGNSLVFAHGFNIHYGQIVPPEDVNVFMVAPKGPGHTVRSQYVEGKGVPCLIAVYQDANGAKDLALAYAAGIGGARAGILETTFKEETETDLFGEQAVLCGGVSELIKAGFETLVEAGYQPESAYFECCHEMKLIVDLINEGGLSYMRYSISDTAEYGDYSVGKRIINKDSKKEMKKVLAEIQDGTFARNWILENKANRPAFRSRRRIEADHQIEKVGKELRKMMSWMK; via the coding sequence ATGGCAAAAATGTTTTATGAAAAGGATTGTAACTTATCATTATTAGAAGGAAAAACTGTAGCAGTCATCGGATACGGAAGTCAAGGTCACGCTCATGCACTGAATCTTCATGAATCAGGTGTAGAAGTAGTTGTTGGTTTATATGAAGGAAGTAAATCATGGAAATTAGCTGAAGATGCTGGTTTAAAAGTTGCTGTAGCTGCTGAAGCGGCAAAACAAGCTGATGTAATCATGATTTTAATAAACGATGAAAAGCAAGCTGATTTATATAAAGAAAGTATTGAACCTAACTTAGAATCTGGAAACTCATTAGTATTTGCTCATGGTTTCAATATTCATTACGGACAAATCGTTCCTCCAGAAGACGTAAATGTTTTCATGGTAGCTCCAAAAGGACCAGGACATACAGTTAGAAGTCAATATGTTGAAGGAAAAGGAGTTCCTTGTCTTATCGCAGTATACCAAGATGCTAATGGAGCTAAAGATTTAGCACTTGCTTATGCAGCTGGTATTGGTGGAGCAAGAGCCGGTATTCTTGAAACAACTTTCAAAGAAGAGACAGAAACAGACTTATTCGGAGAGCAAGCAGTACTTTGTGGTGGTGTATCAGAACTTATAAAAGCTGGTTTTGAAACACTTGTTGAAGCTGGATACCAACCAGAAAGTGCATATTTTGAATGTTGTCATGAAATGAAACTTATCGTTGACCTTATCAATGAAGGTGGATTATCATACATGAGATATTCTATTAGTGATACTGCTGAATACGGAGATTACTCAGTTGGTAAGAGAATCATTAATAAAGACAGCAAGAAAGAAATGAAGAAAGTACTTGCAGAAATCCAAGATGGTACTTTTGCAAGAAACTGGATCTTAGAGAACAAAGCTAATCGTCCAGCATTTAGATCTAGAAGAAGAATAGAAGCTGATCATCAAATCGAAAAAGTTGGAAAAGAACTTAGAAAAATGATGAGCTGGATGAAGTAA
- the cimA gene encoding citramalate synthase: MEKNIKIYDSTLRDGAQAEGISFSVEDKIKIVKALDELGVSYIEAGNPGSNPKDLEFFERIKSIELNNTKLTAFGSTRRRNIKVQDDANVKSLLLANSPVVAIFGKSWDFHVTDIINTTLEENLNMIKDTLAFFKEKGKEVVYDAEHFFDGYKANPEYAMKTLKTAIDGGADSLVLCDTNGGCMPNEIYEITKLVVDKYKTEVGIHCHNDCGMAVANSVMAVFAGAKQVQGTYIGFGERCGNANLSTVIGNLQVKNDYECINEENLELITDIARKVAEIANVSLDDKEPYVGRAAFTHKGGMHIDGVNKASKSFEHINPEIVGNERRFLMSEVAGRSTILKKIQKVAPDVKKDSPETIQIMDRLKELEHEGYQFEGAESTFELIIRKNLGKYKPFFKLENFKTIGEKPNDNGELTAFAMVKVKVDDKIKMAAAEGDGPVNALDKALRQALEVFYPELKKVHLTDYKVRVLDTKEATAAKVRVLISSTDGKHEWSTVGVSTDIINASLIALIDSIEVKLLRELTKKIKAYI; the protein is encoded by the coding sequence TTGGAAAAAAACATAAAAATCTACGATTCCACCCTTAGGGATGGTGCTCAAGCTGAAGGGATTTCCTTTTCGGTTGAAGATAAAATTAAGATAGTAAAAGCTCTTGACGAACTAGGTGTTTCCTACATTGAGGCAGGCAACCCAGGGTCAAACCCTAAGGATTTGGAATTTTTTGAACGTATTAAAAGTATTGAATTAAATAACACTAAATTAACTGCCTTTGGAAGCACAAGGCGTAGAAATATTAAAGTTCAAGATGATGCTAATGTCAAGTCACTGCTTTTAGCTAATTCTCCAGTAGTGGCAATATTCGGTAAGAGTTGGGATTTCCATGTTACAGATATTATAAATACTACATTAGAAGAAAATCTAAATATGATTAAGGATACTCTAGCATTTTTCAAAGAAAAGGGTAAAGAAGTTGTCTATGACGCTGAACATTTCTTTGATGGATATAAGGCAAATCCTGAGTATGCTATGAAGACCTTAAAAACTGCAATTGACGGTGGAGCTGATAGTTTAGTTCTTTGTGATACCAATGGTGGTTGCATGCCTAATGAAATCTATGAGATTACCAAATTGGTTGTAGACAAATATAAAACAGAAGTAGGTATCCATTGTCATAATGACTGCGGTATGGCAGTTGCAAATAGTGTTATGGCAGTATTTGCTGGTGCTAAGCAGGTTCAAGGAACATATATAGGTTTTGGAGAAAGATGTGGTAATGCTAATTTATCAACAGTTATCGGTAATCTACAGGTTAAAAATGACTATGAATGCATTAATGAAGAAAACTTGGAACTAATTACTGATATAGCTAGAAAAGTGGCTGAAATAGCTAATGTTTCCTTAGATGATAAAGAACCTTATGTTGGTAGAGCAGCTTTCACACACAAAGGCGGAATGCATATTGATGGTGTAAACAAGGCTTCTAAATCATTTGAACATATCAATCCTGAGATTGTTGGAAACGAAAGAAGATTCTTGATGTCAGAAGTAGCGGGTAGAAGTACTATCCTTAAGAAAATACAAAAAGTTGCTCCAGACGTTAAGAAAGATTCTCCAGAAACAATACAGATAATGGATAGATTAAAAGAGTTAGAGCATGAAGGCTATCAATTTGAAGGTGCAGAAAGTACATTTGAATTAATTATAAGAAAGAACTTAGGTAAATATAAACCATTCTTCAAGTTGGAGAATTTTAAAACAATAGGTGAAAAACCTAATGATAATGGAGAACTGACTGCTTTTGCTATGGTCAAAGTAAAGGTTGATGATAAGATCAAAATGGCAGCTGCAGAAGGTGATGGACCTGTAAATGCATTGGATAAAGCACTTAGACAAGCTTTGGAAGTATTCTATCCAGAACTTAAAAAAGTACATTTAACTGATTACAAGGTAAGGGTTCTAGATACAAAAGAAGCTACTGCCGCTAAAGTTAGAGTACTTATATCATCCACAGACGGAAAGCATGAATGGTCAACAGTAGGTGTTTCAACAGACATCATTAATGCAAGTCTAATAGCTTTAATTGATTCAATCGAGGTCAAGTTACTTAGAGAGCTGACAAAAAAGATTAAAGCTTATATATAA
- the leuC gene encoding 3-isopropylmalate dehydratase large subunit — translation MGMTMTQKILAAHAGLEEVKAGQLIEANLDLVLGNDITTPVAIKEFKKIGVDKVFDKTKVAIVPDHFTPNKDIKAAEQCKCVREFALDKEVENYFEVGEMGIEHALIPEKGLVVPGHVVIGADSHTCTYGALGAFSTGIGSTDMAAGMATGKCWFKVPSALKFVLTGKPAKWVSGKDVILHIIGLIGVDGALYKSMEFVGDGLEHLSMDDRFSMANMAIEAGGKNGIFPVDEKTLEYVKDHSSKEYKVYEADEDAEYDAVYEIKLDELRPTVAFPHLPDNTRTIDEVGEVKIDQVVIGSCTNGRIEDLRAAAELLKGKKVAKGIRTIVFPATQKIYLQAMDEGLIRTFIEAGAVVSTPTCGPCLGGHMGILAKGERAVATTNRNFVGRMGHVESEVYLASPVVAAASAILGRIAGPEEL, via the coding sequence ATGGGAATGACAATGACTCAAAAGATTTTAGCTGCTCATGCTGGTCTAGAAGAAGTAAAGGCTGGGCAATTAATAGAAGCTAATCTTGATTTGGTGCTTGGTAATGATATTACAACACCTGTTGCGATAAAGGAATTCAAGAAAATAGGTGTAGATAAGGTTTTTGATAAAACTAAGGTTGCAATAGTACCTGACCACTTTACACCAAACAAAGACATAAAAGCAGCTGAACAATGTAAGTGTGTAAGAGAATTCGCTCTTGATAAAGAAGTTGAGAATTATTTTGAAGTTGGAGAAATGGGAATTGAACATGCATTGATTCCAGAAAAAGGATTGGTTGTACCAGGTCATGTCGTAATAGGTGCTGATTCACATACTTGTACTTATGGTGCTCTTGGTGCATTCTCTACAGGTATCGGAAGTACTGATATGGCTGCTGGAATGGCTACAGGAAAATGTTGGTTCAAAGTTCCTTCAGCATTAAAATTCGTATTGACTGGTAAACCAGCTAAATGGGTAAGTGGTAAAGATGTTATTTTACACATTATCGGTCTTATCGGTGTAGACGGTGCTCTATATAAATCAATGGAATTCGTTGGTGATGGACTTGAACATCTATCAATGGATGACAGATTCAGTATGGCTAACATGGCTATAGAAGCTGGTGGAAAGAATGGAATCTTCCCTGTTGATGAAAAGACATTAGAATATGTCAAAGATCACTCTAGCAAAGAATATAAAGTATATGAAGCTGATGAAGATGCTGAGTATGATGCTGTATATGAAATAAAACTAGATGAACTTAGACCTACAGTAGCTTTCCCACATCTTCCTGATAACACTCGTACTATTGATGAAGTAGGAGAGGTTAAGATTGATCAGGTTGTCATTGGTTCATGTACTAATGGTAGAATAGAAGACCTACGAGCAGCTGCTGAACTATTAAAAGGTAAAAAAGTAGCAAAAGGTATAAGAACTATCGTTTTCCCTGCTACTCAAAAAATATATCTTCAAGCTATGGATGAAGGTTTAATCAGAACATTTATAGAAGCTGGAGCTGTTGTAAGTACTCCTACTTGTGGACCATGTCTTGGTGGACACATGGGTATCCTTGCAAAAGGTGAAAGAGCAGTAGCTACTACTAATAGAAACTTTGTTGGTAGAATGGGTCATGTAGAGTCAGAAGTATATCTTGCAAGTCCAGTTGTAGCGGCAGCATCTGCTATACTTGGAAGAATTGCTGGACCAGAAGAATTATAA
- the leuD gene encoding 3-isopropylmalate dehydratase small subunit gives MKARGKVFKYGDNVDTDVIIPARYLNTTEPKELAAHCMEDIDGDFVKNVKEGDIMVANKNFGCGSSREHAPISIKAAGISCVIASTFARIFYRNAINIGLPILECDEAVKGIEAGDEVEVDFDSGMITNVTKNKSYQGEAFPEFMQQIIKADGLINHIKNNR, from the coding sequence ATGAAGGCTAGAGGTAAAGTTTTTAAATACGGCGATAATGTAGATACAGATGTAATAATTCCAGCAAGATATCTAAACACAACTGAGCCAAAAGAGTTAGCGGCTCATTGTATGGAAGATATAGATGGAGATTTTGTAAAAAATGTTAAAGAAGGCGACATCATGGTTGCCAATAAGAATTTTGGATGTGGTTCTTCAAGAGAGCATGCTCCAATATCAATAAAAGCGGCTGGAATATCTTGTGTTATAGCTAGTACTTTTGCAAGGATATTCTATAGAAATGCCATTAATATCGGGCTTCCAATTCTTGAATGTGATGAGGCTGTAAAAGGTATTGAGGCTGGAGATGAAGTTGAAGTAGATTTTGATAGTGGTATGATAACTAATGTGACTAAGAATAAATCATATCAGGGGGAAGCTTTTCCGGAATTTATGCAGCAGATTATTAAGGCTGATGGGTTGATTAATCATATTAAGAATAATAGGTAG
- the leuB gene encoding 3-isopropylmalate dehydrogenase gives MNYNIAVIPGDGIGPDIVEQGKLVLDKVGEKFGHSFEYKEVLAGGIAIDKVGEPLPQETIDVCKKSDSVLLGAVGGPKWDNLADRPEKALLGLRSELELFANIRPATMFDQLRDACPLKDEIIGDGGLDLVVVRELTGGIYFGERGRQGEKAFDTMEYGVDEIKRIAKVGFDIAMKRNKKVTSIDKANILENSRLWRSVVEEMAKDYPEVEVNHLYVDNGAMQLVINPKQFDVILTGNMFGDILSDEASMITGSIGMLPSASLGSSKLGMYEPIHGSAPDIAGMDKANPIATILSVAMMLRYSFDLEDEAKAIEKAVEEVLEDGYRTGDIMSKGMKSIGTKEMGSLIASKL, from the coding sequence ATGAATTATAATATAGCAGTTATTCCTGGTGACGGGATTGGACCAGATATCGTGGAGCAAGGTAAGTTGGTTCTTGATAAGGTAGGAGAAAAGTTTGGACATAGTTTTGAGTATAAAGAGGTTTTAGCTGGTGGGATTGCGATAGATAAAGTGGGGGAGCCTCTTCCGCAGGAAACTATAGATGTTTGTAAGAAGAGTGATTCAGTTCTTCTTGGTGCAGTTGGAGGTCCTAAGTGGGATAATCTAGCTGATAGACCAGAGAAAGCTTTATTAGGACTTAGAAGTGAGTTAGAGTTATTTGCTAATATTAGACCAGCAACAATGTTTGATCAATTGAGAGATGCGTGTCCATTAAAAGATGAGATAATCGGAGATGGTGGACTTGATCTTGTAGTTGTAAGAGAATTGACTGGTGGTATCTACTTTGGTGAAAGAGGTAGACAAGGTGAGAAAGCTTTTGACACTATGGAGTATGGTGTTGATGAGATAAAGAGAATAGCAAAGGTTGGATTTGACATTGCTATGAAGCGTAACAAGAAAGTTACTAGTATAGACAAAGCTAACATATTGGAGAATTCAAGATTGTGGAGATCAGTAGTAGAAGAGATGGCTAAAGATTATCCAGAGGTTGAAGTTAATCATCTATATGTAGATAATGGTGCTATGCAGTTGGTAATCAATCCAAAACAATTTGATGTTATCCTTACAGGTAATATGTTCGGAGATATATTATCAGATGAAGCTAGTATGATAACTGGATCAATCGGTATGCTTCCTTCAGCTAGTTTAGGTAGTTCTAAGCTTGGTATGTATGAGCCTATTCATGGTTCAGCACCAGATATAGCAGGAATGGACAAAGCTAATCCAATAGCTACTATATTATCTGTAGCTATGATGTTAAGATATTCATTTGATTTGGAAGATGAAGCTAAGGCTATAGAAAAAGCTGTAGAAGAAGTGTTGGAAGATGGATATCGTACTGGTGATATTATGAGTAAAGGTATGAAATCAATTGGAACAAAAGAAATGGGTAGTTTGATAGCAAGTAAATTATAA
- the ilvD gene encoding dihydroxy-acid dehydratase, whose translation MRSDSVKTGIERAPHRSLFKAMGYTDEEIRRPLIGIVNSQNDIVPGHVHLDTIVDAVKTGVLMSGGTPIVFPAIGVCDGIAMGHVGMHYSLVTRELIADSIEAMAMAHGFDALVMVPNCDKIVPGMLMAAARLNLPTVVVSGGPMISINKKGKDLDLNSVFEAVGAFKAGSMSEDEVYECENNACPSCGSCSGMFTANSMNCLTEVLGLGLPGNGTIPAIYSERIRLAKMAGMAVMKVLEKDIRPRDIMNEKTFQNALTVDMALGCSTNSMLHLPAIANEAEVELNLDIANEISSKTPNLCKLSPAGPYHIQDLYKAGGVQAVMKELSKKDLLNTDLMTVTGKTVGENIEKAVNRDENVIRPIDDPHSKTGGIAVLKGNIAPDGCVVKKSAVAKQMLQHTGPARVYDSEDEAIKAIYDGMIKKGDVVVIRYEGPKGGPGMREMLSPTSALAGMGLDKEVALITDGRFSGATRGAAIGHVSPEAADGGNIGLVKENDTIEIDIEKGSINLKVTEEELEARRKVFVPKEPKIKKGYLARYAKLVKSASTGAILE comes from the coding sequence ATGAGAAGTGATAGTGTAAAAACTGGTATAGAAAGAGCCCCTCATCGATCTTTATTTAAAGCAATGGGATACACGGATGAAGAGATAAGGAGACCCTTAATAGGTATAGTTAATTCACAAAATGATATAGTTCCAGGTCATGTGCACCTTGATACTATAGTTGATGCAGTTAAAACAGGAGTACTAATGTCAGGTGGTACACCAATAGTATTCCCAGCTATAGGAGTATGTGATGGTATTGCAATGGGACATGTAGGAATGCATTATTCATTGGTAACTAGAGAATTGATTGCTGACTCTATAGAAGCAATGGCTATGGCGCATGGTTTTGATGCTCTTGTTATGGTTCCTAACTGTGATAAAATCGTTCCAGGTATGTTGATGGCTGCTGCAAGACTTAACTTACCAACAGTTGTAGTAAGTGGTGGTCCTATGATATCAATAAATAAAAAAGGTAAAGACCTTGACCTTAATAGTGTTTTTGAAGCTGTAGGTGCGTTTAAGGCTGGTTCAATGAGTGAAGATGAAGTATATGAATGTGAGAATAACGCTTGTCCAAGTTGTGGTTCATGTTCAGGAATGTTCACAGCAAACAGTATGAATTGCTTAACAGAAGTATTAGGGTTAGGACTTCCTGGCAATGGTACAATCCCTGCTATATATTCTGAGAGAATAAGACTTGCAAAAATGGCAGGTATGGCAGTAATGAAGGTACTTGAAAAAGACATTAGACCAAGAGATATAATGAATGAAAAAACATTCCAAAATGCTTTGACAGTTGATATGGCTCTAGGATGTAGTACTAATAGTATGTTGCATCTACCTGCCATAGCTAATGAAGCTGAAGTAGAACTTAATCTTGATATAGCTAATGAAATAAGCAGTAAAACACCTAACCTATGTAAATTAAGTCCAGCAGGACCTTATCATATACAAGATTTATATAAAGCTGGTGGTGTTCAGGCTGTTATGAAAGAGTTATCCAAAAAGGATTTATTGAATACAGATCTAATGACAGTTACTGGTAAAACAGTAGGTGAAAACATAGAAAAAGCAGTTAATAGAGACGAAAATGTAATCAGACCAATAGATGATCCGCACAGTAAAACTGGAGGAATCGCAGTGTTAAAAGGTAATATTGCTCCAGATGGTTGTGTAGTCAAGAAATCAGCTGTAGCTAAACAGATGTTACAACATACTGGACCTGCTAGAGTATATGATTCAGAAGATGAAGCTATAAAAGCTATCTATGATGGAATGATCAAAAAAGGTGATGTAGTAGTAATACGTTATGAAGGACCAAAAGGTGGTCCAGGTATGAGAGAAATGCTTTCACCAACCTCAGCTCTTGCTGGTATGGGACTTGATAAAGAAGTAGCCCTTATTACAGATGGTAGATTCAGTGGAGCTACAAGAGGAGCGGCAATTGGACATGTATCTCCTGAGGCGGCTGACGGTGGAAATATAGGACTTGTAAAAGAGAATGATACTATTGAGATTGATATAGAAAAAGGTTCGATAAATCTTAAGGTGACTGAGGAAGAATTAGAAGCAAGAAGAAAAGTTTTTGTTCCTAAGGAACCTAAGATTAAAAAAGGTTACTTAGCAAGATATGCTAAATTAGTAAAATCTGCAAGTACAGGAGCGATTTTAGAATAG